In bacterium, the DNA window CCCGACACGGTGCGCGACATCCGCGACGCGCTGCGCTCGTTCCTGCGCGACCCGGCGGTCGCGCTCATCGTCACCACGGGGGGCACCGGCGTCACGCCGCGGGACGTGACGCCCGAGGCGGTGGCCCCGCTCATCGAGCGCGACCTGCCCGGCCTCGCGCTGGCGCTGCGCTGGGGGAGCTACCGCCATACGCCGTTCGCGCTGGTATCGCGGGCCGTGGCGGGCTTCAACGGCGAGCGCCTGATCGTCACGCTGCCGGGGAGCCCGCGGGCGGTGGACGAGTGCTTCGAGATCCTGCTGCCGGTTTTCCGGCGGCTCTTTGGCGACAACGCGGCCCCCGCGCCCCGCGCGGCCGGGGGCGGGGAAGGGGACGCCCGGAGCTCCCGACGGAGAGAGAGATGGCGCTGATCGACTTCCACGACATGGACGAGCTGAAGAACCGCAACGAGGAGCTGGTCTGGGCGGCGGTCGAGGCGCTGCTGGCGGCGGACCCGAAGCTGTGCCGCTGCCGCGACTGCATCCTCGACACCGCAGCGCTCGCCCTCAACCGCCTCGCGCCGCGCTACCAGGTCTACTCCTTCCACGACAACCACCCCGGCGACGACGCGTCGATCGAGGGCCAGGTGCGGGAGGCGGTGGCGGCGGCGTCAGCGCAGGTCGCCAAGCGCCC includes these proteins:
- a CDS encoding MogA/MoaB family molybdenum cofactor biosynthesis protein; translated protein: MIGAAVITASDRSSRGERTDASGPALAALLGRIPARLAGMCVVPDTVRDIRDALRSFLRDPAVALIVTTGGTGVTPRDVTPEAVAPLIERDLPGLALALRWGSYRHTPFALVSRAVAGFNGERLIVTLPGSPRAVDECFEILLPVFRRLFGDNAAPAPRAAGGGEGDARSSRRRERWR
- a CDS encoding late competence development ComFB family protein — translated: MALIDFHDMDELKNRNEELVWAAVEALLAADPKLCRCRDCILDTAALALNRLAPRYQVYSFHDNHPGDDASIEGQVREAVAAASAQVAKRPHHF